One genomic segment of Paenibacillus sp. FSL H8-0332 includes these proteins:
- a CDS encoding DUF1961 family protein — MTTQQADADIPDGWREIYRNTLEGPAQVEGFRMEGDGAVTFPQGRLRLESTRGAEEGQKANVVFWCPEVFPAELAISWRYRPLREPGLAILFFAAAGAGGKDLFDPSLPVRTGEYDQYHHGEMDAYHISYFRRMWEEERAFHTCNLRKSYGFHLVAQGADPLPDTADMTEAYRLLLVKRGAAVTFAINGLPVLHWVDDGSFFGPLLGAGRLGFRQMAPLIAEYSDLVVYAP, encoded by the coding sequence ATGACTACGCAACAGGCTGATGCAGACATTCCTGATGGCTGGCGTGAGATCTACCGCAATACGCTGGAGGGTCCCGCTCAGGTGGAAGGCTTCCGCATGGAAGGCGATGGCGCAGTTACTTTTCCGCAGGGGCGGTTAAGGCTGGAGAGCACCCGGGGGGCTGAGGAAGGACAGAAGGCGAATGTGGTTTTCTGGTGCCCTGAGGTTTTTCCGGCGGAGCTTGCCATCTCCTGGAGGTACCGCCCGCTGCGCGAGCCGGGGCTGGCCATTCTGTTCTTCGCGGCTGCGGGTGCCGGGGGCAAGGATCTGTTCGACCCGTCCCTGCCGGTCCGCACGGGCGAATATGACCAGTACCACCATGGGGAGATGGATGCCTATCATATCTCGTATTTTCGCCGGATGTGGGAGGAGGAGCGGGCTTTTCACACCTGTAATCTGCGCAAAAGCTACGGCTTCCACCTTGTCGCCCAAGGGGCTGATCCGCTCCCGGATACCGCCGATATGACGGAGGCCTACCGGCTGCTGCTGGTGAAGCGGGGTGCTGCTGTGACTTTTGCCATCAATGGATTGCCGGTGCTGCATTGGGTGGATGATGGCTCGTTCTTCGGTCCGCTGCTCGGTGCAGGCAGACTTGGCTTCCGGCAAATGGCTCCGCTGATAGCGGAGTATAGCGACCTGGTCGTCTATGCTCCCTGA
- a CDS encoding FG-GAP-like repeat-containing protein → MLLGDLDGDGRTELLLVQPDNRQDVRYIPHQVQCLTAYNLDGRLLWQTGKPDPDAGSQGSDYPAQIADIDGDGALEVLCVMNDQLHILEGATGKVKAVHPLPAKEAHDCIIIANLSGGDFPSDIILKDRYHQLWALDRDFRLLWTHQGNVGHYPWVFDLDGDGRDEIMAGYDLLSAEGKLLWSCKDLEDHADCLWVGDVNGDGVPELVIGGSVTVMYDRTGRELWRYEGSVESQHLALGRFRPDLPGLQIAGLDRLVREDDGKGLRGKDAMFLLDQSGRELWKEERTTDGWLTIVEAVSRFWPDAPDYILAYRRGEAVLPALYDGYMNIVAEFAEQGYAVHGDLLGSGTEQVIIYTDELAAVYAGEALPLQAVHPGQQLPQPKRLYSSTLYPGGEVAL, encoded by the coding sequence ATGCTGCTCGGCGATCTGGACGGGGACGGCCGGACTGAACTGCTGCTGGTGCAGCCGGATAACCGCCAGGATGTCCGTTATATTCCGCATCAGGTGCAGTGCCTGACAGCTTATAATCTGGATGGCCGTCTGCTGTGGCAGACGGGGAAGCCGGACCCGGACGCAGGCAGCCAAGGCTCCGATTATCCGGCGCAGATTGCCGATATCGATGGTGACGGGGCGCTGGAGGTACTGTGTGTGATGAATGACCAGCTGCATATTCTGGAGGGGGCGACGGGCAAGGTCAAAGCGGTTCATCCGCTGCCGGCGAAGGAGGCACATGACTGTATCATTATTGCCAACCTGTCAGGCGGCGACTTCCCTTCCGACATCATTCTCAAAGACCGCTACCATCAGTTATGGGCACTGGACCGGGACTTCCGGCTGCTCTGGACCCACCAGGGCAATGTGGGGCATTATCCCTGGGTGTTCGATCTGGACGGTGACGGGCGCGATGAGATCATGGCCGGATATGATCTGCTCAGCGCGGAGGGCAAGCTGCTATGGAGCTGCAAGGATCTGGAGGATCACGCGGACTGCCTGTGGGTCGGCGATGTGAACGGAGACGGGGTACCGGAGCTGGTGATCGGCGGCAGTGTGACGGTGATGTATGACCGTACCGGGCGCGAGCTATGGCGATACGAAGGCTCCGTCGAGTCGCAGCATCTGGCGCTCGGGCGGTTCCGCCCGGACCTGCCCGGCCTGCAGATTGCGGGCCTTGACCGTCTGGTCCGCGAGGATGACGGCAAGGGTCTCCGGGGCAAGGATGCCATGTTCCTGCTGGACCAGTCCGGCCGGGAGCTGTGGAAGGAAGAACGTACCACTGACGGATGGCTGACCATTGTCGAAGCCGTCAGCCGGTTCTGGCCGGATGCACCGGACTATATTCTGGCGTACCGCCGGGGCGAAGCTGTGCTTCCCGCTCTCTATGACGGCTATATGAATATCGTTGCCGAGTTCGCTGAGCAGGGCTACGCTGTGCATGGAGATCTGCTGGGCAGCGGAACGGAGCAGGTTATTATTTATACGGATGAACTGGCCGCCGTCTATGCCGGTGAAGCACTGCCGCTGCAAGCAGTCCACCCCGGGCAGCAGCTGCCCCAGCCCAAACGGCTGTACAGCTCCACCCTGTACCCCGGTGGTGAGGTGGCGTTGTGA
- a CDS encoding glycoside hydrolase family 88 protein yields MGGYFHPRHSIVRTVGEHTETMLAIIANRYIGANPPQPPVYRVHLENSFPRLADCRYEMNLKERLPELRDGEFVYAWGKLWSDTDSDIPLALSCFGPVTVYVNGVAVFASNLNDDVFPDRKAFFRTGLKAGWNHFLLECIAVGTGCGGIFGTGSVKGAPLHFLAPTAERSGCEGWIYSAPQQSRWALQPEGGGAPAGEAAAHRAEPSQRVRCGEAVEAAEAALAARCAWYPAAGWPDGKAQRGNLARVLGAVPGAKALAWSRLAVTAPGGTDARLVLRSRDVAALKVYVDGRLAAIQAEASAGLECVLPLSFGSHDLLVEAVCGGPGWGFRLEAAEAGNTSEVQVEAECSAALAEASPCCSPQGTLNKGAGASGVHGTLKLVSPYPVEGQTGPWLYLGPFLQSAVPQPMEAASMNAPFGEGAEACFWRVDRPGGAVRPYLESALYGRWNYPLGVTLYGLLRTGQALGDSHYSAYTRGHIEQCTRLHTYSLWDSSRYGAPGINQQLALIDSLDDCGSFGATMLAAHAEQPLHGAPETAAYIARYIQDTQSRDEDGALYRTRGTTDFMQGTMWCDDLYMSTPFLSRYYQLTGDIDYLDDAVSQFLHYRDRLFQPELGIMHHVYDYKFGKPNGVAWGRGNGWVLFSLTELLEVMPEQHPQREELLDYYRLLCEGYLRLQDAAGLWHQVLTDPESYAEASCSSMFVYAFARGVRRGWLTEPYPYADAALRGWMALAEYCIDHQGNVYGVCRGSGYSFNKLYYMEQLTWQLNDTHGIGIVLLAGIEALELRRKLEAQRI; encoded by the coding sequence ATGGGGGGCTACTTTCATCCGCGCCATTCCATCGTCCGCACAGTTGGAGAGCATACGGAAACGATGCTTGCCATCATAGCGAACCGCTATATTGGTGCGAATCCGCCGCAGCCCCCGGTCTATCGCGTTCATCTGGAGAACAGCTTCCCGCGGCTGGCGGATTGCCGGTATGAGATGAACCTGAAAGAACGGCTGCCTGAGCTGCGGGACGGGGAATTTGTCTATGCCTGGGGGAAGCTGTGGAGCGATACGGACAGCGATATTCCGCTCGCTCTCAGCTGCTTCGGTCCGGTAACGGTCTATGTTAACGGCGTTGCCGTGTTCGCGTCCAATCTCAACGATGATGTGTTCCCGGACCGCAAGGCGTTCTTTCGTACCGGGCTGAAGGCAGGCTGGAATCACTTCCTGCTGGAATGTATCGCCGTCGGCACCGGCTGCGGCGGGATTTTTGGCACCGGGAGCGTGAAGGGGGCTCCGCTGCATTTTCTGGCCCCGACTGCGGAGCGGAGCGGCTGTGAGGGCTGGATCTACAGCGCGCCGCAGCAGAGCAGATGGGCGCTGCAGCCGGAGGGCGGCGGCGCTCCTGCGGGAGAGGCTGCGGCGCACCGCGCGGAGCCTTCGCAGCGCGTCCGCTGCGGCGAAGCCGTAGAGGCCGCCGAAGCTGCGCTGGCGGCCCGCTGTGCCTGGTATCCGGCGGCCGGATGGCCGGATGGCAAGGCACAGCGCGGGAACCTCGCGCGCGTGCTCGGCGCGGTGCCCGGCGCGAAGGCGCTGGCCTGGAGCAGGCTGGCGGTTACAGCGCCCGGCGGAACTGACGCCCGGCTGGTCCTCCGCAGCCGGGATGTAGCGGCACTCAAGGTCTATGTGGATGGCAGGCTTGCTGCCATCCAGGCCGAAGCGAGTGCCGGCCTTGAGTGTGTGCTGCCGCTGAGCTTCGGCAGCCATGACCTGCTGGTCGAGGCCGTGTGCGGCGGCCCCGGGTGGGGCTTCCGCCTGGAAGCGGCGGAGGCTGGGAACACATCAGAGGTCCAGGTGGAAGCGGAGTGTAGCGCGGCTCTTGCGGAAGCTTCACCCTGCTGCTCTCCGCAGGGAACCTTGAATAAGGGAGCTGGCGCCAGTGGAGTCCACGGCACACTAAAGCTGGTGAGTCCTTACCCGGTGGAAGGGCAGACCGGTCCATGGCTGTACCTGGGCCCGTTTCTGCAATCGGCGGTACCGCAGCCTATGGAGGCGGCTTCTATGAATGCTCCCTTCGGTGAAGGGGCGGAGGCATGCTTTTGGCGGGTGGACCGTCCTGGCGGCGCAGTCAGGCCCTATCTGGAGAGTGCGCTGTACGGCCGCTGGAATTATCCGCTCGGGGTAACCCTATATGGTCTGCTGCGTACCGGTCAGGCTCTGGGCGATTCTCATTATTCTGCTTATACCAGAGGACATATTGAGCAATGTACCCGGCTTCATACTTATTCGCTCTGGGACAGCAGCCGCTATGGTGCTCCGGGTATCAACCAGCAGCTGGCGCTCATAGACTCACTGGATGACTGCGGCTCATTCGGTGCGACGATGCTCGCCGCTCATGCCGAGCAGCCGCTGCATGGAGCGCCCGAAACAGCGGCGTATATCGCCCGGTATATTCAAGATACGCAGTCCCGCGATGAGGATGGGGCGCTCTACCGTACACGGGGCACCACCGATTTCATGCAGGGAACGATGTGGTGCGATGATCTATATATGAGCACTCCGTTCCTGAGCCGTTATTATCAGCTGACGGGAGATATCGATTATTTGGATGATGCAGTGTCGCAATTTCTCCATTATCGTGATCGCCTGTTCCAGCCGGAGCTTGGCATTATGCATCATGTATATGACTATAAATTCGGCAAGCCGAACGGTGTAGCCTGGGGCAGAGGCAACGGCTGGGTGCTGTTCTCGCTGACTGAGCTGCTGGAGGTAATGCCAGAGCAGCATCCGCAGCGGGAAGAACTGCTGGATTATTACCGGCTGCTGTGCGAAGGATATTTAAGGCTGCAGGACGCCGCAGGATTATGGCATCAGGTCCTGACCGATCCCGAATCTTATGCGGAGGCATCCTGTTCCTCGATGTTCGTGTATGCTTTTGCACGCGGTGTGCGTAGAGGTTGGTTGACAGAGCCGTATCCATATGCCGATGCAGCGTTACGCGGCTGGATGGCGCTGGCCGAATACTGCATCGATCATCAGGGCAACGTCTATGGCGTCTGCCGGGGATCGGGCTATTCCTTCAACAAACTATATTACATGGAACAGCTGACCTGGCAGCTCAATGATACTCACGGAATCGGAATAGTGCTGCTGGCCGGTATTGAAGCGCTTGAGCTTAGACGGAAGCTGGAGGCGCAGCGCATATAA